The Fibrobacter sp. UWB5 genome has a window encoding:
- a CDS encoding bile acid:sodium symporter family protein gives MFKVIKAFCRLLSNYASPFVIASAIVAFFVPVAFGWVHGNVSSIILGVIMLSMGLTISTDDIRNLLKQPLHILLGAVAQYTIMPFVAFGLSKVFGLDPYLAVGIILVGCCPGGVSSNVMSFLARGDVTYSVSMTMVSTLLAPIMTPLLVLWLADTSIDVNAKGMFLNILYVTIAPITIGFLCNYFLGKRAVFKEIQSNMPAVSVIGLMMIVGGVVVTVRPQLFANGLGLIFLVLAVVFCHNALGYVLGYSVGKLFKFNTAKKRTIAIEVGVQNAGMATVLAMAFFADPENVAKNPAAVLCMVPCALSCAYHSISGTVLANIFAWRDKKKAQ, from the coding sequence ATGTTTAAGGTAATCAAGGCGTTTTGCCGTCTGCTTTCGAATTACGCTTCCCCCTTTGTCATCGCAAGCGCAATAGTCGCATTCTTCGTTCCGGTCGCTTTCGGCTGGGTTCACGGGAATGTATCCTCCATCATTCTCGGCGTCATCATGTTGAGTATGGGCCTTACCATTTCGACAGATGATATCCGCAATCTGCTAAAACAGCCGCTCCATATTTTGCTCGGTGCGGTTGCTCAGTACACGATCATGCCGTTTGTCGCTTTCGGGCTTTCGAAGGTGTTCGGGCTGGATCCGTATCTGGCTGTGGGTATCATTCTGGTAGGATGCTGCCCGGGCGGTGTCTCGAGTAACGTCATGAGTTTCTTGGCCCGCGGTGACGTGACCTATTCGGTGAGCATGACCATGGTGAGCACGCTTCTTGCGCCTATCATGACGCCGCTGCTTGTGCTGTGGCTGGCTGACACGAGCATTGACGTGAATGCGAAGGGAATGTTCCTGAATATTCTTTATGTGACGATTGCGCCGATTACCATCGGATTCCTTTGCAACTACTTCTTGGGCAAGCGCGCCGTATTTAAAGAAATCCAGTCGAACATGCCTGCCGTGAGCGTGATTGGCCTGATGATGATTGTGGGTGGTGTAGTCGTGACGGTGCGCCCGCAATTGTTCGCAAATGGCCTCGGCCTGATTTTCTTGGTGCTTGCGGTGGTGTTCTGCCACAATGCGCTGGGCTATGTGCTTGGCTACAGCGTGGGTAAACTCTTCAAGTTCAATACCGCCAAGAAGCGTACCATCGCTATCGAAGTCGGCGTGCAGAATGCCGGCATGGCGACGGTGCTTGCCATGGCTTTCTTTGCGGATCCCGAAAACGTGGCGAAGAACCCTGCCGCGGTTCTTTGCATGGTGCCCTGCGCCTTGAGTTGTGCCTACCATTCCATCAGCGGAACGGTGCTGGCCAATATTTTTGCTTGGCGCGACAAGAAAAAGGCTCAGTAA
- the pgi gene encoding glucose-6-phosphate isomerase — MSKLTDSQEWKALEAHAEVAKTWHMKELFAKDPARAEKFSAEACGLFLDYSKNIITDETMAKLQDLLKSAGFEDMRKKYFAGEKINTTEKRAVLHTALRYKGNDPICVDGKDVMPEVRAVLKHMEEFTKLVRTGKWKGHTGKAIKYVVNIGIGGSDLGPVMVTEALKPYAEKPAAGEYSPEVYFVSNIDGTHMAETLKKVNIEETLFIVASKTFTTLETMTNAETAKAAVLKAFNGDEKSIAKHFVALSTNTEAVSAFGIDTANMFEFWNWVGGRYSLWSAIGLSIALRIGFDNYMKLHQGAYEMDQHFKTAPVDKNLPVILALIGVWYNNFFGASSYAMLPYDQYLHRLAAYFQQADMESNGKTVDRDSKRVNYQTGPILWGEPGTNGQHAFYQLIHQGTKMIPCDFIAPANSHNKVGDHHQKLLSNFFAQPEALMNGKTLAQAQEELRKDGKSEEEIAFLAPHKVFEGNKPTNSIMMDYVSPETLGALIAMYEHKIFTQGVIWNINSYDQWGVELGKQLAKKILPELAKADAELNHDSSTNGLIRWFKAHQK, encoded by the coding sequence ATGTCGAAACTGACTGATTCTCAGGAATGGAAGGCCCTTGAGGCCCACGCCGAAGTCGCAAAGACCTGGCACATGAAGGAACTCTTCGCAAAGGACCCGGCTCGTGCCGAAAAGTTCAGCGCCGAAGCCTGCGGCCTCTTCCTGGACTACTCCAAGAACATCATCACTGACGAAACCATGGCTAAGCTCCAGGACCTCCTGAAGTCCGCCGGTTTCGAAGACATGCGCAAGAAGTACTTTGCCGGCGAAAAGATTAACACCACCGAAAAGCGCGCCGTGCTCCACACCGCTCTCCGCTACAAGGGTAACGATCCGATTTGCGTCGATGGCAAGGACGTGATGCCCGAAGTTCGCGCCGTGCTCAAGCACATGGAAGAATTCACCAAGCTCGTGCGTACCGGCAAGTGGAAGGGCCACACCGGCAAGGCCATCAAGTATGTGGTGAACATCGGTATCGGCGGTTCCGACCTCGGTCCGGTGATGGTGACCGAAGCCCTCAAGCCGTATGCTGAAAAGCCGGCTGCTGGCGAATACTCTCCGGAAGTCTACTTCGTTTCCAACATCGACGGCACCCACATGGCCGAAACCCTCAAGAAGGTGAACATCGAAGAAACGCTCTTCATCGTTGCTTCCAAGACCTTCACCACTCTTGAAACCATGACCAACGCCGAAACTGCCAAGGCTGCAGTCCTCAAGGCTTTCAATGGCGACGAAAAGTCCATCGCCAAGCACTTCGTGGCTCTGTCCACCAACACCGAAGCCGTGTCTGCCTTCGGTATCGACACCGCCAACATGTTCGAATTCTGGAACTGGGTGGGTGGCCGTTACTCCCTGTGGTCTGCCATCGGTCTTTCCATTGCTCTCCGCATCGGTTTCGACAACTACATGAAGCTCCACCAGGGCGCCTACGAAATGGATCAGCATTTCAAGACTGCACCGGTCGATAAGAACCTCCCGGTGATCCTCGCCCTCATCGGCGTGTGGTATAACAACTTCTTTGGCGCTTCCAGCTACGCCATGCTCCCGTACGACCAGTACCTGCACCGCCTCGCTGCCTACTTCCAGCAGGCCGACATGGAATCCAACGGCAAGACTGTTGACCGCGATTCCAAGCGCGTGAACTACCAGACTGGTCCGATCCTTTGGGGCGAACCGGGTACGAACGGCCAGCATGCCTTCTACCAGCTGATTCACCAGGGCACTAAGATGATTCCTTGCGACTTCATCGCCCCGGCCAACAGCCACAACAAGGTCGGCGACCATCACCAGAAGCTCCTCTCTAACTTCTTTGCACAGCCCGAAGCCTTGATGAACGGCAAGACCCTCGCCCAGGCTCAGGAAGAACTCCGCAAGGACGGCAAGAGCGAAGAAGAAATCGCATTCCTCGCCCCGCACAAGGTGTTCGAAGGCAACAAGCCGACCAACTCCATCATGATGGACTACGTTTCTCCGGAAACGCTCGGCGCCCTCATCGCCATGTACGAACACAAGATCTTCACGCAGGGCGTGATTTGGAACATCAACAGCTACGACCAGTGGGGTGTTGAACTCGGCAAGCAGCTCGCGAAGAAGATCCTTCCGGAACTTGCCAAGGCCGACGCCGAACTGAACCACGACAGCTCCACCAACGGTCTTATCCGCTGGTTCAAGGCTCACCAGAAGTAA
- a CDS encoding HD domain-containing protein → MDTSILDKAIVFAVKAHQGAERKGKGFPYIVHPMEAVSIAATMTNDQELLAAAALHDTVEDTAVTLKDVEREFGKRIAELVEAESDIEFEGKSRQESWRLRKEEAIERLSTATNEVKMVALADKLSNMRAIYRDYQAIGDKVWDLFCVKDKASHEWHFRGLARALASLKGTFAYDEFAETIDKVFGK, encoded by the coding sequence ATGGATACATCAATTCTCGACAAAGCGATTGTTTTTGCGGTCAAGGCGCACCAGGGGGCAGAACGCAAGGGGAAGGGTTTCCCGTATATCGTCCACCCGATGGAAGCCGTCTCGATTGCCGCTACCATGACAAACGACCAGGAGCTTCTGGCCGCCGCTGCATTGCATGATACCGTAGAAGATACGGCGGTCACGCTCAAGGATGTGGAACGGGAATTCGGCAAGCGCATTGCGGAACTTGTCGAGGCGGAATCCGACATTGAATTTGAAGGTAAGAGCCGCCAAGAAAGCTGGCGCCTTCGTAAAGAAGAAGCCATTGAACGCCTGTCGACGGCGACGAACGAAGTCAAGATGGTTGCTCTTGCGGATAAATTAAGTAACATGCGCGCCATCTACCGCGATTACCAAGCGATTGGCGACAAGGTGTGGGACTTGTTCTGTGTCAAGGACAAGGCTTCGCACGAATGGCATTTCCGCGGGCTTGCCCGTGCCCTCGCTAGCCTCAAGGGAACTTTCGCTTACGATGAATTCGCCGAAACCATCGACAAGGTATTCGGAAAGTAG
- a CDS encoding GTP pyrophosphokinase family protein: MDQQEKKNYGLPPKETLILEEYREQHVFFEKLLRVVKRILRESIEENKIYINAIEGRVKAEDSLAGKLERKSGKYNSLSDLTDILGVRIITFYSDEVDKVAALVGRLFEIDWENSIDKRKMHEIHSFGYNSLHYICRLPKEKYFDPEYPQMNEVRFEVQMRTALQHVWSVLDHDTGYKSGFEVPKEYLRNLNRLAGMLELVDEQFCVIRTGINDYRRQVQSLVSSGSFDEVELNGDSFGNYLELRPFDMLNRRIASINQAEIHETSLTRFLSVFASFGFKTLGDIDRLIKRDTEDAYQLAVFQLANTDLDIINSSLGVISLCAVHVLKQGGGVLELTRFLETLNGVSASNKHRAEGIFRVAQNLSFMKK; encoded by the coding sequence ATGGATCAGCAAGAAAAAAAGAATTACGGGCTTCCTCCGAAAGAAACCTTGATTCTGGAAGAATACCGCGAACAGCATGTTTTTTTTGAAAAGCTTTTGCGGGTGGTCAAGCGCATTCTTCGCGAAAGCATCGAAGAAAATAAAATCTACATCAACGCCATCGAAGGCCGCGTCAAGGCCGAAGATAGCCTTGCGGGCAAACTCGAGCGCAAGTCGGGCAAGTATAATTCTCTTTCAGATTTGACGGACATTCTGGGCGTTCGCATCATTACTTTCTACAGCGACGAGGTCGATAAAGTTGCCGCCCTTGTGGGCCGCCTTTTCGAAATTGACTGGGAAAACAGCATCGATAAACGTAAGATGCATGAAATCCATAGCTTTGGCTACAACTCGCTGCATTACATTTGCCGCCTGCCCAAAGAAAAATACTTTGATCCCGAATATCCGCAAATGAACGAAGTGCGTTTCGAAGTGCAAATGCGCACGGCCCTACAGCATGTGTGGTCGGTGCTTGATCACGATACGGGTTACAAGTCGGGCTTCGAGGTTCCCAAGGAATACCTGCGCAACTTGAATCGCTTGGCAGGCATGTTGGAACTGGTTGATGAACAATTTTGCGTGATTCGTACGGGAATCAACGACTATCGTCGTCAGGTGCAGTCTTTGGTGAGCTCGGGCAGCTTTGACGAAGTCGAACTCAATGGCGACTCGTTTGGGAATTACTTGGAATTGCGTCCGTTCGATATGTTGAACAGGCGTATCGCATCCATTAATCAGGCCGAAATTCACGAGACTTCGCTAACGCGATTCCTGAGCGTGTTCGCTTCCTTTGGATTTAAGACATTGGGAGATATCGATCGGCTCATTAAGAGAGATACGGAAGATGCTTACCAGTTGGCAGTATTCCAGTTGGCAAATACGGACCTCGATATCATCAACTCTTCGCTCGGCGTCATTTCGCTTTGCGCGGTCCATGTGCTTAAACAAGGCGGTGGCGTACTGGAACTGACCCGCTTCCTGGAAACACTCAACGGGGTGTCTGCCAGCAACAAGCACCGTGCCGAGGGCATTTTCCGTGTGGCGCAGAACCTGTCGTTCATGAAGAAATGA
- a CDS encoding Spy/CpxP family protein refolding chaperone: MNGNKLFAASIAILALALGFFLGTLKGGCCCNGMGMSCCKKGAPCEHSSMNAPCDCTKGLPCSCEKNGQPCHCPNCAKHGHKGPHGDFDKDPGPKFKGPNFEVIDSLLQVTPEQKAAIEASRVKGDSIFKELRKQKHEAEKALGAALESKDEANIEAAKAKVLEADKALLEHRINGMAALGKILTAEQLEKFNAFHKEQMKKFREHKKGPKGPGPHGEHHHDGPHGNPPPPPPAN, translated from the coding sequence ATGAACGGAAACAAACTCTTCGCGGCAAGTATCGCAATCCTTGCCCTCGCCCTGGGATTTTTCCTGGGAACACTTAAAGGCGGCTGTTGCTGTAACGGCATGGGCATGTCCTGCTGCAAAAAAGGCGCCCCTTGCGAACACAGCTCGATGAACGCCCCCTGCGACTGCACCAAGGGTCTCCCCTGTTCTTGCGAAAAGAACGGTCAACCTTGCCATTGCCCGAACTGCGCCAAGCATGGCCACAAGGGTCCGCATGGCGACTTTGACAAGGATCCCGGTCCGAAATTCAAAGGCCCGAACTTTGAAGTAATCGATTCCTTGCTGCAGGTGACGCCGGAACAGAAGGCCGCCATCGAAGCCAGCCGCGTGAAGGGCGATTCCATTTTCAAGGAACTCCGCAAGCAAAAGCACGAAGCCGAAAAGGCCCTGGGCGCCGCCCTGGAAAGCAAAGATGAAGCAAACATCGAAGCCGCCAAGGCAAAGGTTCTTGAAGCAGACAAGGCTCTGCTTGAACACCGCATTAACGGAATGGCTGCTCTCGGCAAGATCTTGACCGCCGAACAGCTTGAAAAGTTCAACGCCTTCCACAAGGAACAGATGAAGAAGTTCCGCGAGCATAAGAAAGGCCCGAAAGGCCCCGGCCCGCACGGCGAACACCACCATGACGGCCCGCATGGCAACCCGCCTCCTCCGCCTCCGGCTAACTAA
- a CDS encoding RNA polymerase sigma factor, with amino-acid sequence MDEKVILQHLKGGSREALSLLWQAHSANVLNLAFRMLKDRDEAEDVLMDIFVQIPKKIQGFQGQSALATWLYRLTVNECLMKLRAQKRHRELEEEHLDTIVEEALGKNEDFDTSGFNPELLEKALNTLNAETRSMLWLKDAEDLDVKDLAEIYRMPEGTIKARLSRARKLLKKELNHV; translated from the coding sequence ATGGACGAAAAAGTGATTCTTCAACACCTTAAGGGCGGTAGCCGCGAAGCGTTAAGCCTGCTTTGGCAGGCGCACAGCGCGAACGTGCTGAACTTGGCATTCCGTATGCTCAAGGACCGCGACGAGGCCGAAGACGTTCTGATGGACATTTTTGTGCAGATTCCGAAGAAAATCCAGGGTTTTCAGGGGCAATCGGCACTGGCAACGTGGCTTTACAGGCTCACCGTCAATGAATGTCTTATGAAACTTCGGGCGCAAAAGCGCCACCGCGAACTCGAAGAAGAACACTTAGACACCATCGTGGAAGAGGCTCTCGGCAAAAACGAGGACTTCGACACGAGCGGTTTCAATCCGGAACTTTTGGAAAAGGCCCTAAACACGCTCAACGCCGAAACGCGAAGCATGCTCTGGCTTAAAGACGCCGAAGACTTGGACGTGAAAGACCTGGCGGAAATCTACAGGATGCCCGAAGGAACCATCAAGGCACGCCTCAGTCGCGCAAGGAAATTGTTAAAAAAGGAGCTTAACCATGTCTAA
- a CDS encoding DUF1538 domain-containing protein, whose translation MFKILLDKLKEAFGSVLPVTLIVLAVSFTPLVTLSFKQLAVFSICAVFLIGGIGLFNLGADLAMTPMGEHVGSGLTKSRRLQLLVSVCFVMGVLITVAEPDLSVLAEQVRAAVEPTLLIATIGVGVGCFLALSIIKIVFKKDLSTIIIFFYLVLFMLGMVMVTFGKDVFVPLAFDSGGVTTGPITVPFIMALGVGVAGAIGGKNANENSFGLIALCSVGPIIALMGLVIFSKGDLTYQLSESAYSIDASLGMNFLPVILGVAKEVLVALGLIVVFFMLLQITVLRLSWSKLIPMAFGIVYTFVGLVVFLTAVAVGFMPIGFELGKQLGAMPRALVVAGFVLGLVVVLAEPAVHVLNKQVEEVTGGLVTKRSMLIALSVGVGISIGLSMIRIIVGFPIIYYLIPGYFISLGLSFFVPKLYTAIAFDSGGVASGPLTSSFILPLAIGACAGLRDGGDSILNYAFGIVAMVAMTPLITIQVLGFRATVSTALRNRMMMRRIQDADDEQIIDFM comes from the coding sequence ATGTTTAAGATTTTGCTGGACAAGTTGAAAGAGGCGTTTGGCTCGGTTTTACCGGTGACGCTGATTGTACTTGCGGTGTCGTTCACACCGTTGGTGACATTGTCCTTTAAGCAACTTGCCGTTTTTTCGATTTGTGCGGTTTTCTTGATTGGGGGCATCGGGCTTTTTAACCTGGGTGCCGACCTAGCCATGACCCCGATGGGCGAACATGTGGGTTCGGGTCTTACCAAATCCAGGCGTTTGCAGTTGCTTGTTTCGGTGTGCTTTGTGATGGGCGTGCTCATTACGGTCGCGGAGCCCGATTTGTCGGTGCTTGCCGAGCAGGTGCGTGCGGCGGTGGAGCCTACTCTCTTGATCGCGACAATTGGTGTTGGCGTGGGTTGTTTCCTGGCGCTTTCGATTATCAAGATCGTGTTCAAGAAAGACCTTTCGACAATCATCATCTTTTTCTACCTCGTGTTGTTCATGCTTGGCATGGTCATGGTTACCTTCGGAAAAGATGTCTTTGTTCCGCTGGCTTTTGATTCGGGGGGCGTGACTACGGGCCCGATTACGGTTCCCTTTATCATGGCCCTCGGTGTGGGTGTGGCGGGAGCCATTGGCGGTAAAAATGCGAATGAAAACAGCTTCGGCCTGATTGCGCTTTGCTCGGTGGGCCCGATTATTGCGCTCATGGGACTCGTGATCTTTTCGAAGGGTGATTTGACGTACCAGCTTTCGGAATCGGCCTATTCGATTGATGCAAGTCTCGGTATGAACTTTTTGCCGGTCATTTTGGGCGTTGCAAAAGAAGTGCTTGTGGCGCTAGGCTTGATTGTGGTATTCTTTATGCTGCTCCAGATTACGGTGCTTCGCCTTTCTTGGTCCAAGTTGATTCCGATGGCATTTGGCATTGTGTACACGTTTGTGGGACTGGTGGTGTTTTTGACGGCAGTTGCGGTCGGGTTCATGCCGATCGGATTTGAACTGGGCAAGCAGCTGGGCGCCATGCCGCGTGCGCTTGTGGTCGCTGGCTTTGTGCTTGGCCTGGTGGTGGTGCTTGCAGAACCGGCGGTGCACGTGTTGAACAAGCAGGTCGAAGAAGTAACGGGTGGCCTGGTGACCAAGCGCTCGATGCTGATTGCACTTTCGGTGGGCGTGGGAATTTCGATTGGTCTTTCGATGATTCGAATTATTGTCGGATTCCCGATTATTTATTACCTGATTCCGGGTTACTTTATTTCGCTCGGACTTTCGTTCTTTGTGCCTAAGCTTTATACCGCCATTGCCTTTGACTCCGGTGGCGTGGCGAGCGGTCCGTTGACCTCTAGCTTTATTCTGCCGCTTGCCATTGGTGCTTGCGCAGGCCTGCGTGATGGTGGCGATTCCATTTTGAATTATGCTTTCGGTATTGTCGCGATGGTCGCGATGACGCCCTTGATTACTATACAGGTGCTCGGTTTCAGGGCTACCGTTTCGACGGCGCTCCGTAACCGCATGATGATGCGTCGCATCCAGGATGCCGACGACGAACAGATTATCGACTTTATGTAG
- a CDS encoding P-II family nitrogen regulator, protein MSGFNHEVIFCIVNTGFSETVMEAAKDAGARGGTILNARGTANKEAESFFHIAIQPEKEIVMILVDAKIKDAVLHALYQKAGLDTMGQGIAFSLPVDNVVGLTPWKAEIKAAEVAAEKAAEKAEVAVENAEKQQ, encoded by the coding sequence ATGAGCGGATTCAATCACGAAGTCATCTTTTGTATTGTGAATACCGGATTCTCTGAAACCGTGATGGAAGCGGCGAAGGATGCCGGTGCCCGCGGCGGTACGATTCTGAATGCCCGCGGTACGGCGAACAAGGAAGCCGAGTCGTTTTTCCATATCGCGATTCAGCCCGAAAAAGAAATCGTCATGATTCTGGTGGACGCCAAGATCAAGGATGCCGTTTTGCATGCCCTTTACCAGAAGGCGGGACTTGACACCATGGGTCAGGGAATTGCATTTTCGCTCCCGGTGGACAACGTGGTTGGCCTTACCCCGTGGAAGGCGGAAATCAAGGCTGCCGAGGTTGCTGCCGAAAAAGCGGCTGAAAAAGCTGAAGTCGCCGTCGAAAACGCTGAAAAACAGCAGTAG